A genomic window from Pirellulales bacterium includes:
- a CDS encoding glycosyltransferase: protein MSASNELDALAFDVHGRRSSGGRTSHGAATSRFDLDVGIIYSGERHFMTPLVSSLADSVGGITPRLILVDNASADGVADWARPMQTKVLRNEKPLGYAANLNRILSASTSRYVLLMNTDMYFGPADQCLAKMVAFMDERPRTGISICQIYRPDGSYGFPARRFPTLRTIAARRLGLARLLKRPLGEHLYQDRPITDCYPCDWVSGCFMLVRRDAIQDVGRFDERYVKYFEDVDICLRMARAGWQVMFNGGTRCFHHEQRASRKAFSRDAWRHGRAYLRWLMKWGLTLPSSGELTASRAEEWLTTGKRIDAAHIVVGPPHGGLNRDAATQEATANRPAA from the coding sequence ATGTCCGCGTCCAATGAGCTCGATGCCCTGGCGTTTGACGTACACGGACGTCGGTCATCGGGCGGCCGGACTTCACACGGCGCCGCGACCAGCCGCTTTGATCTCGACGTCGGAATCATCTATTCCGGCGAGCGCCATTTCATGACGCCGCTTGTGTCGTCGTTGGCCGATTCGGTGGGCGGTATCACCCCCCGCTTGATCCTGGTCGACAATGCCTCGGCCGATGGCGTCGCCGATTGGGCGCGGCCGATGCAGACCAAGGTTCTGCGTAACGAGAAGCCCCTCGGGTACGCGGCGAACCTGAATCGCATTCTTTCAGCCAGCACGTCCCGTTACGTGCTGCTGATGAACACGGACATGTATTTCGGCCCGGCCGACCAGTGCCTGGCCAAGATGGTCGCTTTCATGGATGAGCGACCGCGCACGGGCATAAGCATCTGCCAAATCTATCGACCGGACGGGAGCTATGGCTTTCCGGCACGCCGCTTTCCCACGCTGCGCACGATTGCCGCGCGACGCTTGGGGCTGGCACGCCTGCTCAAGAGGCCGCTGGGCGAGCACTTGTACCAAGACCGGCCGATCACCGACTGCTATCCGTGCGATTGGGTGAGCGGTTGTTTCATGCTCGTGCGCCGTGACGCCATTCAGGACGTGGGGCGGTTTGATGAGCGATACGTCAAATACTTCGAGGACGTGGATATCTGCCTGCGCATGGCGCGGGCCGGCTGGCAGGTGATGTTCAACGGCGGTACGCGTTGCTTTCACCACGAGCAGCGGGCCAGCCGCAAAGCATTTTCGCGCGATGCCTGGCGCCACGGCCGCGCCTACCTGCGCTGGCTGATGAAGTGGGGGCTGACGCTCCCCAGCTCGGGAGAATTGACCGCCAGCCGCGCCGAGGAATGGCTGACCACGGGCAAGCGCATTGACGCGGCGCACATCGTTGTCGGGCCTCCGCATGGCGGACTCAACCGCGACGCGGCAACTCAAGAAGCAACGGCCAATCGGCCGGCCGCGTAG
- a CDS encoding ABC transporter ATP-binding protein has translation MSDTILRIEQLSKCYRHARGARRHATLRDRLARIVRDTVDRAAQKQACNEEADAYWALRDVSCDISRGEVFGLAGPNGSGKSTLLKLLARITEPTAGRALIRGRVGALLEVGTGFHMELTGRENVYLSGAILGMRRSQIRSNFDAIVAMSGVAQFLELPVKRYSTGMYLRLAFSVAAHLESEILLLDEVLAVGDAAFQQTCEAKIRELARLGRTILVVSHEAALLRRICDRVMRLECGQVQAIGHPERVLPAAAAAA, from the coding sequence ATGTCCGATACGATCCTTCGCATCGAGCAACTCTCAAAATGCTATCGGCATGCCCGCGGGGCGCGCCGCCATGCGACCCTGCGCGATCGATTGGCGCGTATTGTGCGCGACACCGTGGACCGAGCAGCCCAGAAGCAAGCATGTAACGAGGAGGCGGATGCCTATTGGGCCCTGCGAGACGTTAGTTGCGACATTAGCCGCGGCGAAGTCTTCGGCCTGGCTGGTCCCAACGGCTCGGGCAAGAGTACGCTGCTGAAACTTCTGGCCCGCATCACCGAGCCCACGGCCGGCCGGGCCCTGATCCGGGGGCGCGTCGGCGCGCTCTTGGAAGTCGGCACCGGTTTTCACATGGAGCTCACGGGCCGAGAGAATGTCTATCTGAGTGGTGCAATCTTGGGCATGCGGCGGTCGCAGATTCGCAGCAACTTCGACGCCATCGTCGCCATGTCCGGCGTCGCGCAGTTTCTGGAGTTGCCGGTCAAGCGCTATTCCACCGGCATGTACCTGCGGCTGGCATTTTCCGTGGCGGCGCACTTGGAGAGCGAAATCCTGCTGCTCGACGAGGTGCTGGCCGTGGGAGATGCGGCCTTTCAGCAAACGTGCGAGGCGAAGATCCGCGAGCTGGCTCGCCTGGGTCGGACGATCCTGGTGGTCTCGCACGAAGCAGCCTTGCTGCGCCGCATTTGCGATCGCGTCATGCGGCTCGAGTGCGGACAGGTGCAGGCCATCGGGCATCCCGAGCGCGTCCTGCCCGCGGCGGCAGCGGCGGCCTGA
- a CDS encoding ABC transporter permease, with amino-acid sequence MEDGSHALPDVRTLAGWRTIESTTGWPRLAVGEFWRHRELLGFFLWRDVKVRYKQTLLGVAWAVLQPAATVTIFSVVFGRWAHLQSDGAPYPAFCLAGLLPWMLFATGVTSAANSLVGNVNLITKVYFPRVLLPLSNVLAALVDFGAALFMALAVLGWYGTMPSVRLLLLPLPIVLVLATAAGAGLWLAALNARYRDVRHALPFLVQLWMYSTPIVYSLALVPPGWRSVAALNPLLTAVQCFRCILLGAPAPALGLVTISTCAALALLATGLTVFHLTERSVADTI; translated from the coding sequence ATGGAAGACGGCAGTCATGCTTTGCCCGACGTTCGTACGCTGGCCGGCTGGCGAACGATCGAGTCGACGACCGGTTGGCCGCGGCTGGCCGTCGGCGAATTCTGGCGGCATCGCGAGTTGCTCGGCTTCTTCCTGTGGCGCGACGTCAAGGTGCGCTATAAGCAGACGCTGCTGGGCGTGGCGTGGGCAGTTCTGCAACCGGCGGCCACGGTGACGATATTTAGCGTGGTTTTTGGCCGCTGGGCTCATCTACAGTCGGACGGCGCGCCTTATCCGGCCTTTTGCCTGGCAGGCCTTTTGCCGTGGATGCTCTTTGCCACCGGCGTCACGTCGGCCGCGAATTCGCTGGTCGGGAACGTGAACTTGATCACCAAGGTTTACTTCCCGCGCGTCCTGTTACCGCTTTCGAACGTGCTGGCGGCGCTTGTGGATTTTGGCGCGGCGCTTTTCATGGCGCTCGCTGTGCTCGGCTGGTATGGAACTATGCCGAGCGTTCGGTTGCTGCTGTTGCCGCTGCCGATTGTTCTGGTGCTGGCCACTGCGGCGGGCGCCGGCTTGTGGTTGGCCGCGCTCAATGCCCGCTATCGCGACGTACGTCACGCGCTGCCGTTTCTCGTGCAATTATGGATGTACAGCACGCCGATCGTTTATTCGCTGGCACTGGTACCGCCCGGGTGGCGGTCGGTTGCCGCGCTGAATCCGCTACTGACGGCCGTACAATGCTTTCGTTGCATCTTGTTGGGCGCTCCGGCGCCGGCGCTGGGGCTTGTGACAATATCGACATGCGCCGCGCTAGCGCTGCTGGCGACTGGGCTAACCGTGTTCCACCTCACCGAGCGTTCGGTCGCCGACACGATTTGA
- a CDS encoding aspartyl protease family protein codes for MRSVKSCEIIACAFAVCLAIALLSLSIATGSKALGEEVIESFTIGHDGDGVFLPVQIAGTTHFFILDTGCTRTVIDKSLIDLEPDESTWLRAPSGPVKVAVAAAPEARIGKEELRATVRRVVCADLTSFREAWDERLYGLLGMDFLSNKVVRIDFDRGVCELLGDLGTVPEEPIRFKLGEFQQPQIKIENVWRSPKVFTIDTGASGDGILKSYLAKQRIANGSARDVGSALFQDLNKIESKSMVQLDELPIGGHLAKGPVFSTAVFDENRIGMQLLSRFVVTFDFPKKSLYLRPTNRLNEPESIDRSGLHIIRRDGIVVVDTVDAMSPAAEADIRPGDTISEIAGVQVAGERLVRLRRLLRQQDANVLIVGRRGEEILRLSMHLK; via the coding sequence ATGCGTTCCGTCAAGTCCTGCGAAATCATCGCGTGTGCGTTCGCTGTATGTCTGGCGATCGCATTACTGTCACTTTCAATTGCTACAGGGTCCAAGGCGCTCGGTGAAGAGGTCATCGAGTCTTTTACGATCGGCCACGACGGCGACGGCGTGTTTCTTCCCGTTCAAATTGCCGGGACGACCCACTTCTTCATCCTCGATACTGGTTGCACGAGGACCGTGATCGATAAATCCTTGATCGACCTCGAACCGGACGAGTCGACATGGCTGCGCGCTCCATCTGGCCCGGTCAAGGTCGCAGTGGCCGCAGCACCCGAAGCGCGCATCGGCAAGGAAGAACTTCGTGCGACGGTACGTCGCGTCGTATGCGCCGATCTAACAAGCTTCCGCGAGGCGTGGGACGAACGACTGTACGGCTTGCTCGGAATGGACTTTCTATCTAACAAAGTCGTCCGCATCGATTTCGACCGCGGGGTGTGTGAACTCCTCGGAGATCTTGGCACGGTCCCCGAAGAGCCCATCCGCTTTAAGCTCGGCGAGTTTCAGCAACCACAAATCAAGATCGAGAACGTCTGGAGATCTCCAAAGGTGTTCACCATCGATACAGGCGCGAGCGGCGACGGCATCCTGAAGTCGTACCTTGCGAAACAACGGATTGCCAACGGCAGCGCGCGCGACGTCGGTTCAGCTCTTTTTCAGGATCTCAATAAAATAGAATCTAAGTCAATGGTTCAGCTCGATGAACTTCCCATCGGAGGGCACCTCGCTAAGGGGCCAGTATTCTCGACAGCCGTTTTCGACGAAAACCGCATTGGGATGCAACTGCTATCACGTTTTGTGGTCACGTTCGATTTTCCGAAGAAAAGCCTATATCTCCGCCCCACGAATCGACTGAACGAGCCGGAGTCCATCGATCGGAGCGGGTTGCACATCATACGTCGCGATGGGATCGTGGTCGTAGATACGGTCGACGCAATGAGTCCCGCAGCGGAGGCGGATATTCGTCCCGGCGACACAATAAGCGAGATTGCCGGTGTTCAAGTGGCTGGGGAGCGGCTCGTCCGCCTTCGCCGACTTCTGAGACAGCAAGACGCCAACGTACTGATTGTCGGCAGACGTGGCGAAGAGATACTCCGCTTGTCCATGCACCTCAAATAG
- a CDS encoding sigma-54 dependent transcriptional regulator, producing MKRGSLLLVDDDRPLLQSMAAWLRELGFSVDATTGVADANAALGKKQYDLALVDVRLGDGDGFDILAHCREQRPGTAVILMTGYGTVETAVEAIRAGAADLVTKPIVDDELEMAIDRAINHRRVVEENKNLKTQLDIRFGMESIVGHDYRMRRVFEMVQSVADTRASVLITGESGTGKSMIARAIHRQSRRRDKPFVEVACGALPETLLESELFGHVAGAFTSAVSDKTGKFKLADGGTIFLDEIATASPAMQVKLLRVLQDFEFEQVGGTKTFKVDARVILATNESLEELVRAGRFRQDLYYRINVINVEIPPLRDRVADIPLLAAHFLQDVCEECGKQVPGFTDECMTALEHYHWPGNVRELANVIERAVLLGKGGPISVEDLPAATVAGGSGRALEPVAGRTLKQALEEPERRIILEVLESNQWNRHATADSLGINRTTLYKKMKRLGLEDRPFVRM from the coding sequence ATGAAGCGAGGGTCCTTGTTGCTGGTGGACGATGATCGTCCCCTGTTACAGTCCATGGCCGCATGGTTGCGCGAGCTGGGATTCAGCGTTGATGCGACAACCGGTGTGGCCGACGCCAACGCGGCCTTGGGCAAAAAGCAATACGACTTGGCGCTCGTCGATGTGCGCCTCGGTGACGGCGACGGCTTCGACATCCTGGCGCACTGCCGCGAGCAACGCCCGGGCACGGCCGTCATTCTGATGACCGGCTACGGTACCGTCGAAACCGCCGTCGAAGCGATTCGCGCCGGCGCCGCGGACCTGGTGACCAAGCCGATCGTCGACGACGAACTGGAGATGGCCATCGATCGCGCCATCAACCACCGCCGCGTCGTCGAAGAGAACAAGAATCTCAAGACTCAGCTCGACATCCGCTTCGGCATGGAGAGCATCGTCGGGCACGACTATCGCATGCGCCGCGTTTTCGAGATGGTGCAAAGCGTGGCCGACACTCGGGCCAGCGTTTTGATCACCGGCGAAAGCGGCACCGGCAAGTCGATGATCGCGCGGGCCATTCACCGGCAAAGCCGGCGGCGCGATAAACCTTTTGTCGAAGTGGCCTGCGGCGCGCTGCCCGAGACGTTGCTGGAAAGCGAGCTATTCGGCCACGTCGCCGGCGCGTTCACGAGCGCCGTCAGCGACAAAACGGGCAAATTCAAGCTGGCCGACGGCGGCACGATCTTCTTAGACGAGATCGCCACGGCCAGCCCGGCCATGCAGGTCAAGCTGCTGCGCGTGCTGCAAGACTTCGAGTTCGAGCAGGTCGGCGGCACGAAGACCTTCAAGGTCGACGCCCGGGTGATCCTCGCCACGAACGAGAGTCTGGAAGAACTGGTTCGAGCCGGGCGTTTCCGCCAGGATTTGTATTACCGGATCAACGTCATCAATGTCGAAATACCGCCGCTACGCGATCGCGTGGCGGATATCCCGCTTTTGGCCGCGCACTTCCTCCAGGACGTGTGCGAGGAGTGCGGCAAACAGGTGCCGGGCTTCACCGATGAATGCATGACCGCGCTTGAACACTATCACTGGCCCGGCAACGTACGCGAACTGGCCAACGTCATCGAGCGGGCCGTGCTGCTGGGCAAAGGCGGGCCGATCAGCGTCGAAGATCTGCCGGCGGCTACGGTCGCCGGTGGCAGCGGTCGCGCGCTGGAACCGGTGGCCGGCCGCACGCTCAAGCAAGCCCTCGAAGAACCCGAGCGGCGGATCATCCTGGAAGTGCTGGAAAGCAACCAATGGAACCGGCACGCCACGGCCGATTCCTTGGGCATCAACCGCACGACGCTGTACAAGAAGATGAAGCGGCTGGGGTTGGAAGACCGGCCCTTCGTGCGGATGTAA
- a CDS encoding response regulator transcription factor: MTVRLLIADDHEVVRQGLASLLAGTDVEIICEASHPSEAVEMAHKHKPDVALLDIRMMDGGDDGLTALEQIHKDLPETRVVMLSAFDNPTYIARANALGASDYLLKGCTREQLLETIHAVTTREGTGDHGELSKVAGTMATRKKTEDDEASLTQRETQVLRHLALGLSNKEIAKSLEISVETVKEHVQHVLRKIGVNDRTQAAVWAVRKGIV; encoded by the coding sequence ATGACCGTACGGCTATTGATCGCCGACGACCATGAAGTGGTTCGCCAAGGCTTAGCCAGCTTATTGGCCGGCACCGATGTGGAAATCATCTGCGAAGCCAGCCATCCCAGCGAAGCCGTGGAGATGGCGCACAAGCACAAGCCAGACGTGGCGCTATTGGACATTCGCATGATGGACGGCGGCGACGACGGCCTCACGGCGCTGGAGCAGATTCACAAGGACCTGCCCGAAACCCGCGTCGTCATGCTGTCGGCTTTCGATAATCCGACGTACATCGCGCGGGCCAACGCCCTGGGTGCCAGCGACTATTTGCTGAAGGGCTGCACGCGCGAGCAGTTGCTCGAGACGATTCACGCCGTCACCACGCGTGAGGGAACGGGCGACCACGGCGAGCTGAGCAAGGTGGCCGGTACGATGGCCACGCGCAAGAAGACCGAAGACGACGAAGCCTCGCTCACGCAGCGCGAGACGCAGGTGCTCCGTCACCTGGCGCTCGGCCTGTCGAACAAGGAGATCGCCAAGAGCCTCGAGATCAGCGTCGAGACGGTGAAAGAACACGTACAGCACGTGCTCCGCAAGATCGGCGTCAACGATCGCACGCAGGCTGCCGTGTGGGCCGTGCGCAAAGGGATCGTGTAA